One Pararhizobium sp. IMCC3301 DNA segment encodes these proteins:
- a CDS encoding TolC family outer membrane protein — protein sequence MGRKNQGILSGITTAALAAVMTMAVPAISNAETLLQALSSAYSNNPELNVARAATRAVDEGVPQALSGYRPNVNASGSLQQTWTDTDVRNGPDTSTDIGSGTLGLNVTQNLFRGFRTANGTKQAEAAVLASRASLLNTEQNILFSAAEAFMNVLRDQALVELRSQNMTFLGEQGRATRDRFEVGETTRTDVAQSDARISLAASQLNLAQATLNSSRAIYQQIIGNQPGNLKQNFTADRLLPNTLDAALAVALSDHPAILAATYNADSSSFNTKVIEGELLPTVTLEGDVTRTYNFDGATRQRDSASITGRINIPIYQGGRVSSRVRQAKEIEGQRLLELDLTRQQVRASVISAWGQLTASRAVIVAAEAQRNASQIALSGVIEEQRVGQRTTLDVLNAQQELQDARVNLVSARRDQVVAAFALVSAVGKLNAQRLGLSGQIYQPEEHYEQVRDKWFGLRTPDGR from the coding sequence GTGGGAAGAAAAAATCAGGGCATTTTGTCAGGGATAACCACAGCAGCGCTCGCAGCCGTCATGACCATGGCAGTTCCGGCTATTTCCAATGCCGAAACGCTGCTTCAGGCGCTGTCATCCGCCTATAGCAACAATCCGGAATTGAATGTCGCCAGAGCAGCTACTCGAGCGGTGGATGAGGGTGTTCCGCAGGCTCTTTCCGGGTACCGCCCGAATGTCAACGCAAGCGGCAGTCTCCAGCAAACCTGGACCGACACCGACGTCCGCAACGGTCCGGACACGTCAACCGACATAGGAAGCGGCACGCTCGGTCTGAATGTCACGCAAAACCTGTTTCGCGGCTTTCGCACGGCAAATGGCACCAAACAGGCGGAAGCGGCAGTACTGGCCAGTCGAGCCAGCCTGCTGAACACCGAACAGAATATCCTGTTTTCAGCTGCAGAAGCTTTCATGAATGTGCTGCGCGACCAGGCATTGGTTGAGCTCAGATCCCAGAACATGACCTTTTTGGGCGAACAGGGCCGCGCTACAAGGGACCGGTTTGAAGTCGGCGAAACGACGCGAACAGATGTCGCACAATCCGATGCGCGGATCAGTCTTGCTGCATCTCAATTGAATTTGGCCCAGGCGACACTGAATTCCAGCCGGGCGATTTATCAGCAAATCATCGGCAATCAACCGGGTAATCTGAAGCAGAATTTTACTGCTGACAGACTGCTACCCAACACGCTTGACGCTGCACTGGCTGTTGCGCTCAGCGATCACCCAGCGATTCTGGCGGCGACCTATAATGCCGATTCCTCGTCCTTCAACACCAAAGTGATCGAAGGCGAGTTGCTGCCGACCGTCACGTTGGAAGGCGATGTCACAAGAACCTACAATTTTGATGGCGCCACGAGACAACGCGACAGCGCCTCGATTACCGGCCGTATCAATATCCCGATTTATCAGGGAGGCCGCGTGTCCTCTCGGGTGCGTCAAGCAAAGGAGATTGAAGGACAGCGTTTGCTGGAGTTGGATTTGACCCGACAGCAGGTCCGGGCTTCAGTCATTTCAGCCTGGGGTCAACTGACAGCCAGCCGCGCCGTTATTGTGGCCGCCGAGGCTCAGCGAAACGCCAGCCAGATTGCGTTGAGCGGCGTGATCGAGGAGCAGCGGGTTGGCCAACGCACAACTCTTGACGTGCTGAACGCACAACAGGAGCTTCAGGACGCGCGCGTAAATCTGGTATCTGCCAGACGCGATCAGGTTGTC